ATAAACCGGGAGAACTAAATCACCCcaaaattatgtgtgtgtgggcatgctATTGTGAGCAGAGCAGCTAAAGGAGTTGAAGCAGGAGTtcatgaagcaggaggagcagctgaggGAGGTGAAGAAGAATAGCACTACCCTTGAGAGAAGACTGGAGTATGAGAGGTAcgacaaaaaacatcaaatgaagGGGCCGTGTAATTCTAACAAAAACAAGAGCATACATCTTGGCAAATTATTTAGTTCTGTTTATAAGCTGATCCTTTTCAAGAAATATTTTTGCCTGCCTGCACTGATCAGTAATGCCACTTACAGCTGTGTGTAATAATTGTAGTTTACAGTGTGGACGTCAGATCGCACAACTGAAAGATGAatatgaagaaacaaaaaagaccCTGGAGGATGAagcatcaaagctaagacaggTTAGTCCTGACACAGATAACTATACTCAGGTTAACCTTTTGGCTCCTTAGTGAATACCTCAAGTTGTGCCAAAACCCCATAGCTTCCTGCCCTCTGACATAGATCACATATGCTGTGTTTCATTAGTGGTTTAAATCTCCCTCATTGACTTCCCCTAGCACTTGCCCATGGGGTAATCCGCTCTGCCATCATCAGTGTTCCTTTTGTCTGAAAAACTGAGGTGAACTTGGTGAGAATGACCCTTTgggctgagggagagggagagagagagagagagagggagagtcatTTTTGAGGGGGTGTCAACCTGCAGGAGGGGTAGATGTTATCAGTGTACAGTAAGTAAACTAACCAGTATCCATATAATTACAGTACTTCTATGGAAATTTGACCGATCTTTCATGTTACTTCTCTTAATTCTATATCTCACCTTACCCTCATAGaaccataataatgataatgacgatgatgattATAGCCTAGTGGTCATAAATACAAATCAGTGCAGGCCAAATGAACAAATGCCAAGATATTGCAGTGTTCCACAGAAAACTGTGTGGCCTCCCTCAGTTGGCAGGTATTTCTACCTGTGAAAGCAACAAAACGCGGTCTGACTATTTTACAAGGTCAAGTATGTTCCATATAAATCCGCTGCTCCTCTGCAACTCCATCTGATCTCCAGGTGGTCTCTGTGTGATATATTTTGTTATGTATTACTAAGAGCTAAGGGCAACTGAAACAACTAGTGAAATGCAGCAGTAGCAACAGCAATGTAGCATTTCCTCATTAAATGTCATGGGGAAATTTTTTATCAGCCCGACCGTACAGGCAGTGTCATACAGTTCCCATCTACATGCCACTATTCCTGTCATTGTTTCCTCATTCATCACCAAGTGTGGTTTCGAATCCTCCTCTCTGATTCACCTTTGGTAATTCTGCAGAGTGTTCTGGACAGCAGAAAGAACGTAGTGGTGGGTGGACATGTAGGTGGCGCAACTGGTGTCGAGGTGGTGGGAGAACAGCGCACAGTGGCCACTCACCAGCGTGACAGTCCAGATCTGAAAGGTACAGTTGGGATCACAGCAATAGCCAAGGCTTGTACCATCTTGAGGGTTATCTCTTCAAGTAATATACACTCTTATCAAACATTGTAACACAGAGCTCATATTAAATGTAAATCATGGGAAGGCATaccacattttctgtttcttgtaTATTTCTGAAGAAATGCAGACTTAACTTTCAGTTGGGGAATTCTTGCATCTATACTAAAGCTTATCAaactcactgtctctctcctcaTGTACAGAAGACATGGGCAAACCCGGCAGTGATGCTGGAATGCCTGGCATTGAGGACAGTGAGGTGGGAAAAATAGATGATGTACAGTTTGGTAAGTATTACTCTTTCAGTAAATTGCTGCACTGGAATCTCTTGGTTGCAATTCATCCACCAGTTTTGGCTTGCTTTCCACGCTCTGTGTTCTTCTTTTGCTTCAACCTTTATCTCCAGCCCTCAAGAAGCCGTCCATCACACAGAAGCACATTGATTCTCCTGATGCAGTGGTGGGTGCTGGTGCTGGGCCTGGTGTTGGGGCAGCAGATGGCCCTGGGGGCCGGGGTCTGTCTCTGGACCAACCCAGGCTCCAGCAGGACAGGGTGGAGGGTCGAGCAGCGGTGGCCCCACCTCCAGGGCTCCTCCAGCAGCCGCTCCCCCAGGCAGTGGCAGACAAACCGGTACTCTTTGATGAGGATAATAAGGCAGGCATCCAGGCAGACGAGTTTGGAGAACAGCACAGGCAACTCAGAGGTACAGTATGTTCCTCATCCAAGCAGTCAGTATTAATTTGATTTGGCTACCTTTTGAGTTTCTAGCTGCTGGACAGATGGGAAGCATCAGTGAACACATCTTCTGATGCACAGCATGTGACACTTACTAGTGCACACTGCACATAGAATGTTTGAAGCATCACAGCAACACTAACTGGGTATCAACTGGTCACTCCTGTATTTCATAAATACCAGACACTGTATTTTGATGTTCTGTTCCCCAAGTCAGTGTTCAAAAATTGAACAGAATTATTCAGCTTAAGTGGACTAGAAGATCAGCTAGGAGTTAACTCCTCTGGTTCATCTACAGCTGTTGATTCTGGTGCAGGACTCTTTAGCAGCTTCCCCCATCATTATGCGGCCAAATTAAAGGTATTAAATACcttaataatgaataaattctTACTATAAATTCAGCAAATTCCCATTGTCATTTCCCAGTTCAGATCAATATAATGACATGTCACGGTAATGTAGCACATTGTGTGTATCTTGGTCCAGCAGTCTATCATTAATGCAACATAATCCACTTGCTCTTGTTTGCGCTTAACAGTGGCAGCATAATGGACATACATTTTCTACTCCCTGGAGGCTGTAGTCTTTCTGCAAGGCATCTTGCATCTTGATGCTGTTTTTGAAAAAGACTTGTAGGTGTTTAttaagatgctgtttttttttaagaggattgttaaagacaaaaaagtgttttgttaagatttttttaCTACACGTTTAGTGCTTTGATTGTTgtgtacacacccacacatgtaTGCACTCCCACCCGCACTGAAGCCCTACCTTGAAAACTGGTGTTGCTGCATCAAAGAAC
This DNA window, taken from Myripristis murdjan chromosome 3, fMyrMur1.1, whole genome shotgun sequence, encodes the following:
- the golm2 gene encoding protein CASC4 isoform X3, whose amino-acid sequence is MVQVDTHRKQIDQKDGDYSVLEGKLQAREALVKKCTDEKMKLQGDVTAQMTEILRLKEQLKELKQEFMKQEEQLREVKKNSTTLERRLEYESLQCGRQIAQLKDEYEETKKTLEDEASKLRQSVLDSRKNVVVGGHVGGATGVEVVGEQRTVATHQRDSPDLKEDMGKPGSDAGMPGIEDSEVGKIDDVQFALKKPSITQKHIDSPDAVVGAGAGPGVGAADGPGGRGLSLDQPRLQQDRVEGRAAVAPPPGLLQQPLPQAVADKPVLFDEDNKAGIQADEFGEQHRQLRAPDNVKADGAQMKGLPLPPNPAQVPNPIQPHHAKDQVPAEPVHHRQSRFFDENESPVDPQHGSKLADYNGDDGNVGEYEADKQAELAYNEEEDGDGGEEDVQDDEDRDMQGDRAVDYGKRHQAIDIL
- the golm2 gene encoding protein CASC4 isoform X2 — its product is MVGFGANRRGGRLPSFILIALMVIIAILSFNYWTVSNKHGRLLDELVEVQTQVKRTDAARSRLEKRNSELMVQVDTHRKQIDQKDGDYSVLEGKLQAREALVKKCTDEKMKLQGDVTAQMTEILRLKEQLKELKQEFMKQEEQLREVKKNSTTLERRLEYESLQCGRQIAQLKDEYEETKKTLEDEASKLRQSVLDSRKNVVVGGHVGGATGVEVVGEQRTVATHQRDSPDLKEDMGKPGSDAGMPGIEDSEVGKIDDVQFALKKPSITQKHIDSPDAVVGAGAGPGVGAADGPGGRGLSLDQPRLQQDRVEGRAAVAPPPGLLQQPLPQAVADKPVLFDEDNKAGIQADEFGEQHRQLRAPDNVKADGAQMKGLPLPPNPAQVPNPIQPHHAKDQVPAEPVHHRQNDEDRDMQGDRAVDYGKRHQAIDIL